In Bombus pyrosoma isolate SC7728 linkage group LG2, ASM1482585v1, whole genome shotgun sequence, a genomic segment contains:
- the LOC122576316 gene encoding maspardin-like yields the protein MSCSSELSRSQEYLSFRSSVPLRKIVVDADGTKGWKVYDSSPKTVKCPLICLPPVSGTADVFFKQVLGLAAKGYRIISAESPVYWNVKEWCDGFRKLLDYMELDKVHLFGTSLGGFLAQKFTEANAHCPRVVSLILCNSFTDTSVFNYNDSAGVFWILPSLVLKKMLMGNFVTDKVDGEIVEAIDFMVERLESLTQPELASRLTMNCVNCYVQPQKICHLPITIIDVFDEYALSNSVREEVYKCYPNAKLAHLKSGGNFPYLSRAAEVNLHLQIHLRQFDGTEYAASERKKL from the exons ATGTCGTGTTCAAGTGAGCTGTCCCGATCGCAGGAGTATCTCAGCTTTCGTAGTTCCGTCCCGCTCAGAAAAATTGTCGTCGACGCCGACGGCACCAAG GGATGGAAAGTATACGATTCTAGTCCAAAAACCGTCAAGTGTCCACTCATATGTCTTCCACCGGTTAGTGGGACGGCTGATGTCTTTTTTAAGCAAGTACTAGGCTTAGCAGCTAAAGGATACAGAATCATATCA GCCGAATCGCCCGTTTATTGGAACGTTAAGGAATGGTGCGATGGATTTAGGAAACTTTTAGACTACATGGAGTTAGATAAGGTGCATCTTTTTGGCACCTCATTAG GTGGATTTCTGGCGCAAAAATTCACCGAGGCAAATGCTCACTGTCCTAGGGTAGTGTCCTTGATTCTGTGCAATTCGTTCACAGATACGTCGGTATTTAATTACAACGATTCCGCGGGGGT TTTTTGGATTTTACCGTCGTTGGTATTGAAAAAGATGCTAATGGGAAACTTCGTGACAGACAAGGTCGACGGAGAGATCGTAGAAGCGATTGATTTTATGGTGGAAAGA TTGGAAAGTTTAACGCAACCGGAATTGGCTTCTCGATTGACGATGAATTGCGTGAATTGTTACGTACAGCCACAAAAGATATGTCATTTGCCTATCACGATTATAGACGTTTTTGATGAGTATGCGTTATCGAATTCGGTGAGAGAGGAAGTGTACAAGTGTTATCCGAATGCAAAATTGGCACATTTGAAAAGCGGCggaaattttccatatttaagTCGAGCGGCAGAAGTAAACTTACATTTACAG ATTCATTTGAGGCAGTTCGACGGTACCGAATACGCTGCTTCCGAAAGGAAGAAGTTATAG